One genomic region from Yamadazyma tenuis chromosome 4, complete sequence encodes:
- the PMT6 gene encoding dolichyl-phosphate-mannose-protein mannosyltransferase (CAZy:GT39; EggNog:ENOG503NWUZ; COG:O): METPQANTYASGSAQYVSGDYDVSQRIRASAPDRTFALVDEEAELNAIIDKTSNLNLSSKGRKSNLGEVFIKYINPILLTAVSAFFRLYRLDGSKHVTWDEAHFGKFGSHYIKHEFYFDVHPPLGKLLVALSGYLAGSNGEFTFPSSGSYPEDVNYVAMRAFNCIFGILCTPLAYKTAVVLGFSQFSVWFITLQVIFEMVSLTLSKFILLDSFLLFFTVLSFYCLAHIHRLRMSNTFLTYDGIKWLSITGLSIGCVCSVKWVGMFVTALIGFYIIYDLLIKTYQLRSKKYHITVLEYLLHWLTRIVTLIIIPFVLYLSFFKIHFALLTRSGPGDGSTSTLLQANLEDTSIKIGPRSVGYGSLVTLRSQGLSPNLLHSHPHNYPEGSQQQQVTTYGFKDNNNEFVFEFDLQNGLNNHFATLEADENTTVEYDRLVKDGNTVRLVHSNRGCLLHSHRVAAAITKSHFEVSCYANLANSDSKDDWVIEIQGHEKSPSPDFQNEATDELHPISTNFRLRHKVLGCYLATTGKAYPAWGFQQGEVICKNTVLKQDKNTWWNIEDHVNEYLPNITTKYVPPKPRFWKEFILINYGMMASNNALVPDPNKYDNLASEWWEWPILRAGLRMGSWSANQAKYFLIGNPAVTLFSTFSLGVLAIYYVVVLWRWQRQKLVYQNVFDTNLNQLIAQSILPVSGWILHYLPFILMGRVTYLHHYVPAQYFATFVAGCILETLIYKPFKNHRVVVWVAFGISYTITVGLFLYLSPLSLGMTTSAKDYNHLKFFSSWMI, translated from the coding sequence ATGGAGACTCCACAGGCAAATACATACGCCAGTGGCTCGGCCCAATATGTATCAGGGGATTATGACGTGTCTCAGCGGATCAGGGCAAGTGCACCAGACCGGACGTTTGCATTGGTCGACGAGGAAGCAGAATTAAATGCTATAATTGACAAGACATCCAATTTGAATCTCAGTTCCAAAGGCCGCAAAAGTAATTTGGGAGAGGTGTTTATCAAGTACATTAACCCGATCCTCTTGACAGCGGTGTCGGCGTTTTTCCGGCTATACAGACTCGATGGGTCCAAGCACGTGACCTGGGATGAGGCTCACTTTGGGAAATTTGGTTCTCATTATATCAAACACGAATTCTACTTTGATGTGCACCCTCCTTTGGGAAAACTTTTGGTGGCATTATCAGGATACTTGGCGGGGTCCAACGGAGAATTTACTTTTCCTAGTAGTGGCTCATACCCGGAAGATGTGAACTACGTGGCAATGAGAGCTTTTAATTGTATTTTCGGGATACTATGTACACCATTGGCATATAAAACAGCCGTGGTTTTGGGCTTTAGTCAGTTCTCCGTATGGTTTATCACTTTACAAGTGATTTTTGAAATGGTATCATTGACATTGTCCAAATTTATCTTATTGGACTCCTTCTTACTATTTTTCACGGTATTAAGCTTTTACTGTCTAGCTCATATCCACAGACTTAGAATGAGCAACACGTTTCTTACCTATGATGGAATTAAGTGGTTACTGATTACAGGTTTGTCAATTGGCTGTGTTTGTTCGGTCAAGTGGGTAGGGATGTTTGTGACTGCCCTTATTGGGTTCTACATCATATATGATCTTTTAATCAAAACCTACCAGTTAAGAAGCAAAAAATACCATATAACAGTACTTGAGTACTTATTGCACTGGCTCACCAGAATTGTGACATTGATCATCATTCCGTTCGTGTTGTACTTGtcatttttcaagatccaTTTCGCCTTGTTGACAAGGTCGGGTCCTGGTGACGGGTCCACCTCCACCTTATTACAAGCAAATTTGGAAGATACCAGTATTAAAATAGGTCCAAGATCGGTTGGTTATGGTTCTTTAGTGACACTTAGATCTCAGGGATTATCACCCAACTTGCTTCACTCCCACCCTCACAACTATCCTGAAGGTTCCCAACAGCAGCAGGTGACCACGTATGGGTTCAAGGATAACAACAATGAGTTCgtttttgagtttgattTACAAAACGGCTTGAATAATCACTTTGCAACCCTTGAAGCAGATGAAAATACCACTGTCGAGTACGATAGACTTGTTAAAGATGGGAATACGGTTAGACTTGTACACTCCAACAGAGGATGCCTTTTACATTCCCACCGGGTCGCAGCCGCAATTACCAAGTCccattttgaagtttcATGTTATGCAAACTTGGCCAATAGTGATCTGAAAGATGATTGGGTGATTGAAATCCAAGGACATGAAAAGTCTCCGTCTCCAGACTTCCAAAATGAGGCCACCGATGAGCTTCATCcaatttccaccaactttaGATTAAGACACAAAGTTTTGGGTTGTTATTTAGCCACCACTGGTAAAGCATATCCAGCCTGGGGTTTCCAACAAGGAGAAGTTATTTGTAAAAACACAGTGTTAAAACAGGATAAGAATACTTGGTGGAACATCGAAGATCATGTTAACGAGTATTTACccaatatcaccaccaagtacGTACCTCCAAAACCTAGATTCTGGAAGGAATTCATATTGATAAACTATGGGATGATGGCTTCCAATAATGCTTTGGTCCCTGATCCCAACAAGTATGACAATTTAGCGAGTGAATGGTGGGAATGGCCCATTCTTCGTGCTGGTTTGAGAATGGGTTCATGGTCTGCCAACCAAGCCAAATATTTTTTAATTGGAAATCCCGCCGTCACTTTGTTTAGTACTTTCAGTCTCGGGGTATTGGCCATCTACTATGTTGTGGTGTTATGGCGCTGGCAAAGACAAAAGCTCGTGTACCAAAATGTGTTTGATACCAACCTCAACCAATTGATAGCACAGTCTATCTTACCGGTTTCCGGGTGGATCTTACACTATTTACCCTTTATACTTATGGGACGTGTCACATACTTGCATCACTATGTGCCCGCCCAATATTTTGCTACGTTTGTGGCAGGATGTATCTTGGAAACATTGATCTATAAACCTTTCAAGAACCACAGAGTTGTGGTTTGGGTTGCATTTGGCATATCCTACACTATTACAGTTGGACTTTTCTTGTATTTAAGTCCTCTTTCATTAGGAATGACTACCTCTGCCAAAGATTACAACcacttgaagtttttctCTAGCTGGATGATTTAA
- the HAP5 gene encoding CCAAT- binding transcription factor component (EggNog:ENOG503NY2K; COG:K) yields the protein MDRYRSEYLEDEELDLQQQGSSAHPEPELVTSHQNIVDEAELLAAQAAAEAAAAEQQQQPGNAFSNVGQGLVAEHRDLMIQYWQETIDSIENDEHDFKNHQLPLARIKKVMKTDEDVKMISAEAPILFAKGCDIFITELTMRAWIHAEENKRRTLQKSDIAAALSKSDMFDFLIDIVPREEEKPKKPNPKHMAGPLPSTKISNGNPDSGDRNTSPVSVQAPLSGVPQPQPPQPHQLQHQQSQVPERSQPPGNGNYSNFEGYGQFEDYR from the coding sequence ATGGACCGTTACCGCAGCGAGTATttggaagacgaagagttggatttgcaacaacaaggaTCCAGCGCTCACCCGGAGCCTGAACTTGTGACTTCCCATCAAAACATTGTTGACGAAGCAGAGTTACTTGCGGCTCAAGCAGCGGCCGAAGCAGCAGCGGctgaacaacaacaacaaccaggGAATGCTTTCAGCAATGTTGGACAAGGTTTGGTGGCTGAACATCGAGATTTGATGATTCAGTACTGGCAAGAAACCATCGACTCCATTGAAAACGACGAACATGACTTTaaaaaccaccaacttccTTTAGCAAGAATTAAGAAAGTAATGAAAACCGACGAAGATGTGAAAATGATCAGTGCCGAAGCACCTATTCTTTTCGCCAAAGGATGTGATATTTTCATCACAGAATTGACCATGAGAGCTTGGATCCATGCAGAAGAGAATAAACGAAGAACCTTACAGAAATCCGATATTGCTGCTGCTCTATCCAAAAGTGACATGTTTGATTTTTTGATTGATATCGTTCCCagggaagaagaaaagccCAAGAAACCCAACCCCAAACACATGGCGGGACCCCTTCCTAGCACCAAAATTTCTAACGGAAATCCTGATTCCGGTGATAGAAACACCTCCCCGGTGTCGGTACAAGCACCTCTTTCGGGAGTTCCACAACCACAACCTCCACAACcacatcaacttcaacatcaacagTCTCAGGTACCTGAAAGGCTGCAACCGCCAGGAAATGGCAATTACTCCAACTTTGAAGGATAtggccaatttgaagactATAGATAA
- the TFS1 gene encoding carboxypeptidase Y inhibitor (MEROPS:MER0018285; EggNog:ENOG503P2W6; COG:S) yields MNLMTISQSLDEAYTKHGIVPEVVDPFKTQGLLTIEYSDKNKVTLGNTLKVDSTQHVPTIQFTVNSPAPEEEFEVSANDKFALVLTDPDAPSYSDKKWSEYCHWIVTDLALNINKDTDAESLSTMLDFSKGNALVPYVGPGPPEKTKKHRYVFLLYKQDPSAKLTAPADRPNWGTNVPGSGVRDWIKKHGGSAQLLAVNFFYAQNEVQE; encoded by the coding sequence ATGAATTTAATGACAATATCCCAATCCTTGGACGAAGCTTATACCAAGCACGGCATTGTACCCGAAGTGGTGGACCCATTCAAGACTCAAGGCTTATTGACCATTGAATATAGCGACAAGAACAAGGTGACACTCGGCAACACCTTAAAGGTCGACAGTACTCAACATGTGCCCACCATTCAATTCACCGTCAATTCTCCGGccccagaagaagaatttgaggTTTCGGCCAACGACAAATTCGCCTTGGTGTTAACCGACCCAGACGCTCCTTCGTACTCAGACAAGAAATGGTCAGAATACTGTCACTGGATTGTAACAGATTTAGCTTTAAACATCAATAAGGATACCGACGCCGAATCATTAAGCACGATGTTGGATTTTTCCAAAGGTAATGCTCTCGTCCCATACGTGGGGCCTGGTCCACCTGAAAAAACCAAGAAACACCGGTAcgtcttcttgttgtacaAACAAGATCCCAGTGCCAAATTGACGGCACCGGCCGATAGACCCAACTGGGGCACTAATGTTCCTGGTTCGGGCGTGAGAGACTGGATTAAGAAACACGGTGGTCTGGCCCAGTTGTTGGCAGTCAACTTTTTTTATGCCCAGAATGAAGTCCAGGAATAA
- the DIB1 gene encoding U4/U6-U5 snRNP complex subunit dib1 (COG:A,D; BUSCO:EOG0926506U; EggNog:ENOG503P1R3): MGSVFLPHLHTGWHVDQAILSEDDRLVVVRFGRDYDRDCMIIDELLYGVAEKVKNFAVIYLCDIEEVPDFNEMYELYDPCTVMFFYRNKHMLCDFGTGNNNKMNFLIKDKQELIDILEVIYRGASKGKGLVVSPKDYSSQRKP; the protein is encoded by the coding sequence ATGGGATCTGTATTTCTTCCACATTTGCACACGGGTTGGCATGTCGACCAGGCCATCCTCTCAGAAGATGACCGGTTGGTGGTAGTCAGGTTTGGCCGTGACTACGATCGGGATTGCATGATTATAGATGAGCTTCTATACGGAGTGGCAGAGAAAGTCAAAAACTTTGCGGTGATATACCTCTGTGACATCGAAGAAGTGCCCGATTTCAATGAAATGTATGAGCTTTACGACCCATGTACTGTGATGTTCTTCTACCGAAATAAGCATATGCTCTGTGATTTTGGGACCGGGAATAACAACAAAATGAACTTTCTAATAAAGGACAAACAAGAGCTTattgatattttggaaGTTATCTACAGGGGTGCTTCCAAGGGGAAGGGTTTGGTGGTCAGTCCCAAAGACTACAGTTCGCAGCGCAAACCATAA
- the URA4 gene encoding dihydroorotase (EggNog:ENOG503NU7X; MEROPS:MER0061068; BUSCO:EOG092649QJ; COG:F): MAQTNSYCACDDPPICQSSPRIPSISDLDNSSITEDLEDSLAQIETRPIKVRTGTSDSDEKIYSTVSTFKDIRGRSVMVRETEMRPRSRSLSRSRSSLRIRDNLNHLLGWDQYDDESVDESKYQYRASDSDQWPDNDIDISRISVRPTDDSDNKLFYRKPCSRLALLNTEQYCTFQFETSLIKEKVRNYPLYFRWYLVVSQDKTLETCSVIENMLDLKRAFKDIEEHYEGKKVMMFKKGVTPKRKHPDNIDGVSVDFQVNHNYGFDMFQNVLRVIVDGTLYSPGTEIVVCGVEYKKKSRYSIVSAWLHPPIDRFDDENIFDPKMILGLVQQIHANLPPYCQQSIGSIIDTMIEITEIELGVTADMHVHLREGKMMELITPTVREGGVAVAYIMPNLVPPITTIDKVVEYKKQLEALSPTTTFLMSFYLSKDLSPELINEAAKIGAIQGVKCYPAGVTTNSAHGVDPNDFTAFYPIFEALEANNLVLNIHGESPPKKDSDDIHILNAESKFLPILSKLHSDFPNLKIILEHCTSQDAVEAIEKLNAGYKDGDKVTVAGTITAHHLSLTIDSWAGNPINFCKPVAKFPSDRNHLVKAATSGKPYFFFGSDSAPHPIEGKARHTGVCAGIYTQKYALSYVAEVFEKNNKLENLKTFVTDAGVSFYEVKDVKCSDKCWLVKDKFNVPEVISSKDVTVVPFKAGDELQWKVEWRK; encoded by the exons ATGGCTCAAACGAATTCGTACTG TGCATGTGATGATCCACCCATTTGTCAGAGCTCACCTAGAATCCCTTCTATTAGTGATCTTGATAATCTGTCCATAACAGAGGATTTAGAGGATTCTCTTGCACAGATTGAAACCAGACCCATTAAAGTCCGGACTGGCACCAGCGATAGCGATGAGAAGATTTATAGTACTGTCAGTACCTTCAAAGACATCAGAGGAAGGTCTGTTATGGTGAGAGAAACAGAGATGAGACCTAGATCACGATCTCTCTCCCGGTCCAGGAGTTCTTTGAGAATTAGAGATAATTTAAATCACCTATTAGGATGGGATCAGTACGATGATGAGtctgttgatgaatctAAATATCAATATAGAGCTTCTGATTCCGATCAATGGCCTGATAATGATATTGATATCTCCCGAATCAGTGTCAGGCCTACTGATGATAGtgacaacaagttgttctATCGAAAACCATGTTCAAGGTTAGCATTGCTTAACACTGAGCAGTACTGTACTTTTCAATTCGAAACCtcgttgatcaaagagaaagttAGGAATTATCCTTTGTATTTCCGGTGGTATCTTGTTGTGTCCCAAGATAAAACTCTTGAGACTTGTTCTGTGATAGAAAATATGCTTGATTTGAAAAGAGCTTTCAAAGATATTGAGGAACATTATGAAGGCAAGAAGGTCATGATGTTTAAAAAGGGCGTTACCCCTAAACGGAAACATCCTGATAATATTGATGGAGTTAGTGTGGACTTCCAAGTGAATCACAATTATGGCTTTGATATGTTTCAGAACGTGCTTAGAGTAATTGTGGATGGCACTTTGTATAGTCCCGGTACCGAGA TCGTTGTGTGTGGGGTCGAATATAAAAAGAAGTCCAGGTACAGTATTGTGTCAGCTTGGCTCCACCCTCCAATAGACAGATTCGACGATGAGAACATATTTGATCCCAAGATGATTTTGGGCCtcgttcaacaaattcatGCTAATCTCCCCCCGTACTGTCAACAAAGTATTGGTTCTATTATTG ATACCATGATTGAAATAACCGAGATCGAGTTGGGTGTCACCGCCGATATGCATGTCCACCTTCGTGAAGGCAAGATGATGGAGTTGATAACTCCCACAGTTAGAGAAGGAGGTGTTGCTGTCGCCTATATCATGCCAAACTTAGTGCCTCCAATTACCACCATCGACAAAGTCGTTGAGTACAAGAAACAACTTGAGGCCTTGTCTCCAACTACCACTTTCTTGATGTCGTTCTACTTAAGCAAAGACTTGAGTCCCGAACTCATTAATGAGGCAGCTAAGATTGGTGCCATTCAAGGAGTCAAGTGTTATCCTGCTGGTGTTACTACCAACTCTGCTCATGGAGTTGACCCTAATGATTTCACTGCTTTCTATCCCATTTTCGAGGCTTTGGAagccaacaacttggtgttgaacatTCATGGTGAAAGTCCTCCTAAGAAGGATAGCGACGATATTCACATCTTAAATGCCGAATCGAAGTTTTTGCCAATTTTATCCAAATTGCACTCTGATTttcccaacttgaaaattaTCTTAGAACATTGTACCAGCCAAGACGCTGTTGAAGCCATTGAGAAATTAAATGCTGGATACAAAGATGGTGATAAGGTCACTGTAGCTGGAACAATCACTGCTCATCATTTGTCGTTGACCATTGACAGCTGGGCTGGTAATCCAATCAACTTCTGCAAACCAGTTGCGAAGTTCCCATCCGACAGAAACCATTTAGTCAAGGCTGCAACTTCTGGAAAGCCATACTTCTTTTTCGGTTCCGACTCAGCTCCTCATCCAATTGAAGGGAAGGCAAGGCACACTGGTGTTTGTGCTGGTATTTATACCCAAAAGTACGCATTATCGTATGTTGCCGAAGTCTTCGAGAAGAACAATAAGTtagagaacttgaagacattTGTCACTGATGCGGGAGTATCTTTCTATGAAGTCAAAGATGTCAAATGCTCTGATAAGTGCTGGTTGGTAAAGGATAAATTTAACGTTCCCGAAGTCATCAGTAGCAAAGATGTTACGGTGGTGCCATTTAAGGCTGGGGATGAATTACAATGGAAAGTGGAGTGGAGAAAGTAG
- a CDS encoding uncharacterized protein (EggNog:ENOG503P7XE), translating to MSYFKRKFNSKNLYSDRPQSSRRHHGSSRGDRRGGSSTNYHVSEPSSSRKFRSYYERQPSAVAYVEEPETDENTSVSESESQSESESSSQSESDSDHSDNSSEEQVFEFDLESGSSDDSSSSDDSSSSDESTENDIMDYLDYIERMGDIPLADDLVESFDSSKSDSDSESVPESNSESDSSFSDSSDSSEYSESEDYYFEPADILDVVDMNDQLQAQAVRQLTREAEAESESCDSECECYDDEDSEDDSSITDLDIPYSSDENELNDQLQLETIRQAFKEDLESESEVEVYSDSSLEFVEVGGESDFSDMEIDSDYSSESSDDEGITIYRHRFDLPNGESEDDSTDEELMDYAYENDQLFLANDSDDYSDDEEDDDEEAVIDLSKDLENSKDCELIKVDDNLHKLVLRIPAIINDDLKVKFNKNENKLIINGKVEIFDDSDVSVSDLDFGSTDEEEEDMSEDSDSEPESSGSSSSSSSSSSSSSDSSDSDSESDSSSSEESSSSSSESEKDESKIEEIVEETAEKTAEQPEKEAEKSNELDSSDDEEIAEDTRSLIQDYLNNEIKFEKVFTFNKLIKFNEIKAKIVKETELEITIPNHDEEIAADIEIDIEVESEAEFEAEAQVEVATSA from the coding sequence ATGAGTTACTTTAAACGGAAGTTCAACTCTAAGAACCTTTATTCCGATAGACCACAGTCTTCTAGAAGACACCACGGCTCCTCCCGTGGCGACAGAAGAGGTGGTTCCTCCACAAACTACCATGTCTCTGAACCATCAAGCTCCAGAAAGTTCAGAAGTTACTACGAAAGACAACCTTCAGCCGTCGCatatgttgaagaacccGAGACTGACGAAAACACCTCTGTTTCCGAGTCTGAATCCCAATCTGAGTCCGAGTCCCTGTCTCAATCTGAATCCGACTCTGACCACTCTGACAACTCCAGTGAAGAACAAGTTTTCGAatttgacttggaaagtGGCTCTTCCGATGACTCGTCTTCTTCCGATGACTCGTCTTCCTCCGATGAGTCGACGGAAAACGATATTATGGACTATCTCGACTACATCGAAAGAATGGGAGACATCCCCTTGGCCGATGACCTTGTTGAGTCCTTTGACAGTTCCAAGTCTGACTCCGATTCTGAATCAGTCCCCGAGTCCAACCTGGAATCGGACTCCAGCTTCTCTGACTCCTCTGACTCCTCCGAGTACAGCGAATCTGAAGACTACTATTTCGAACCAGCTGACATTTTAGATGTGGTTGACATGAACGACCAATTGCAAGCTCAGGCCGTGAGACAACTCACCCGTGAAGCCGAAGCCGAATCCGAATCGTGTGACTCAGAATGTGAATGCTACGATGACGAAGACCTGGAAGATGACAGTTCCATCACCGATTTGGACATCCCATACTCGTCTGACGAAAACGAGTTAAACGACCAATTACAGTTGGAAACCATCAGACAGGCTTTCAaggaagacttggaaagcGAAAGCGAAGTGGAGGTTTATTCGGACAGTTCGCTTGAATTTGTGGAAGTTGGAGGAGAAAGTGACTTCAGTGACATGGAGATCGACTCGGACTACTCTTCGGAGtcttctgatgatgaaggtATCACGATCTATAGACACAGATTCGACTTACCAAACGGAGAATCTGAAGACGACTCTACTGACGAAGAATTGATGGACTATGCTTACGAAAACGACCAATTATTTTTGGCTAATGACTCCGATGACTacagtgatgatgaagaggatgacgacgaagaagcCGTCATCGACTTGAGCAAAGATTTAGAAAACAGTAAGGACTGtgagttgatcaaggtggATGATAATTTGCACAAGTTAGTGCTCAGAATCCCTGCCATTATCAACGACGACTTGAAagtgaagttcaataaaAACGAAAACAAGTTAATCATCAACGGAAAagttgaaatctttgatgACAGCGATGTTTCTGTGTCtgacttggactttggCTCcactgatgaagaagaggaagacATGTCTGAGGATTCGGACTCTGAGCCCGAGTCTTCTGGATCTAGTTCCAgctccagttccagttccagcTCCAGTTCCGACTCTAGTGATTCTGACTCTGAGTCCGATTCCagttcttctgaagaaTCTTCCAGTTCTAGCTCTGAATCTGAAAAAGATGAGAGCAAGATTGAAGAGATTGTGGAAGAAACTGCCGAAAAGACCGCTGAACAGCCCGAgaaagaagctgaaaagaGCAATGAATTAGACTCCagtgatgacgaagaaattGCCGAAGATACTAGATCCTTAATCCAGgactacttgaacaacgaAATCAAATTCGAAAAGgttttcaccttcaacaaattgatcaagttcaatgaaatcaaggCCAAAATCGTTAAGGAGACCGAATTGGAAATAACCATTCCAAACcatgatgaagaaattgctGCTGATATAGAAATTGACATCGAAGTTGAATCTGAAGCTGAatttgaagctgaagctcaagttgaagttgcaaCTTCTGCCTAA